In Gloeocapsa sp. DLM2.Bin57, the genomic window ACAAAAAGAACTAGCAGCGCTTTGGTAACCCCCTACAGCCTCTAAAACTGAACGACGACAGAAAAAACATTGTCCATTAGCCATAATGCGCTCAGGAATGGTTTCACCGCCTCCAGGGCTAAAAGCACGATAGAGTAGAGTTACCAACAAAGCGGGTTGTAACCACCATTCTAAGGGATATTCTAGGACAAATTGAGGAGCCAGAGTAATCAAGTCATAACCTTCTCTTTCAGCAGTAGTAATTAAACTAGCTACCAAACCGGGTTGAGGTTGGGTATCAGCATCAATACCCAAAATCCAGGTACTTTTAGGAGAACTAGCTAAAAAGCCATTATGTAAAGCCCAAGGGCGACCGATCCAACCCGTAGGTAAAGGAGGATCATTAATTAAACGGAAGCGGGGATCTTTACGTTGAGCTTGTTTAACCTTTTCGGGAGTGCCGTCCTGAGAATTACTATCTACAAAAATAATCTCTCGTACTTCGTAACTTTGGCGAGTTAACCCCTCTAAACAGGGATTTAGACGTGCAGCTTCATTGAGAGTAGGAACTACTATACTCACCTTTGCCAACTGTTCAGGTGTAGGATTTTGGGGTTGGAGAGGAGGTTGACGCCTTAACCCTGGTAGCAGACGAGACAGCAGAATCAGGGTAGCAATTCCCTGAGATACTAATAAAATTAGGCAAATCGCCCCTAAGCTTATTTGACTCAATGATTCACTCTAAACTATAATGTGACCAATGGTTGAAGGGGCACAAACAATGTACCCCAACAGCATTATTGAGCTTATCCTAAGCCAAAAGGTACTTTTAGTCAACCTTGACTTGTTTCTACTGCGGCTATTTCTAAGAGAGTTTTCAGCACTGAATCAGGGTTTAAACTGATAGAATCAATACCCAATTCCACCAAGAAGCGCGCAAATTCAGGATAGTCACTAGGTGCTTGACCACAAATACCGATTTTACGTTGATTAGCTTTAGCTTTAGTAATCACCATTTCAATCATAGTTTTAACCGCGGCGTTACGTTCATCGAAAATATCAGCAACTAAAGCAGAATCGCGATCCAACCCGAGGGTAAGTTGTGTTAAATCATTAGATCCAATGGAGAAACCGTCGAAGATTTGGCTAAATTCATCAGCTAGGATAACATTGCTAGGTATTTCGCACATGACATAGACTTCTAAGCCATTTTCACCGCGTTTTAAGCCATGTTTAGCCATTTCTGCTAGTACTTTTCGTCCTTCTTCAGGAGTACGACAGAAAGGAATCATCGGGATAACGTTGGTTAAACCCATCTCATCGCGCACACGTTTGAGAGCAAGACATTCTAACCCATAGGCTTCTCGATATTGTTTATCGTAATAACGTGATGCACCACGCCAACCAATCATGGGGTTTTCTTCTGTGGGTTCAAATTGTTTACCACCTAAAAGATTAGCGTATTCGTTACTCTTGAAGTCAGACATTCTCACTACGACGGGTTTGGGATAGAAAGCAGCGGCGATCGCGCCTACACCTTGAGCTAATTTATCGATAAAGAAATCGGTTTTCACTGGATAACCAGTAGTTATCTTTTCTATTTCTTGTTTAGCTAGTTTATCCTCAAGTTGGTCAAAATGTACTAAAGCTAGGGGGTGAACCCGAATATGGTTAGCGATGATAAACTCTAAGCGAGCTAAACCTACTCCATCA contains:
- a CDS encoding glycosyltransferase → MSQISLGAICLILLVSQGIATLILLSRLLPGLRRQPPLQPQNPTPEQLAKVSIVVPTLNEAARLNPCLEGLTRQSYEVREIIFVDSNSQDGTPEKVKQAQRKDPRFRLINDPPLPTGWIGRPWALHNGFLASSPKSTWILGIDADTQPQPGLVASLITTAEREGYDLITLAPQFVLEYPLEWWLQPALLVTLLYRAFSPGGGETIPERIMANGQCFFCRRSVLEAVGGYQSAASSFCDDVTLARYIAAAGYRVGFADGSNLIKVRMYQGFQETWQEWGRSLDLKDACSPQSLWSDLWLLANVQALPIPILIFCAILLSYGLSFPTLMALFALNLFLIILRLVITISITKSYANLSWWFWLSPLADCLAWWRIFLSARQIPRQWRGRVYG